From the genome of Bacillota bacterium:
CCTAGGCTGAAAACTATGCGCAGCGACCGAGGTATCTGGGAAAGAGTGGCCACACGGCGGGGCATTTCGCCTATTACACCACCGCCCACATCCAGGTAAACTTTATTCTTGCCCACACCCCGGACGACCGCATCCACAACCTGCCCCGGCACAAGCCTCTCCATTACAGCTTTACGCATCTCAGCCAGGGCATCTTTTCTTGACAGTGCCGCCAGGCCTGACTCTCTATCAATTCCCTTTACTTTGACAAAGACTTGTGTGCCGGTAAACTGGTCCATCTGCCGGGGAAAATCCAGGCCTGATTCTATAAAAGGTACCAGCCCCCTGGCACCGTCCAGCTCCAATTCCCAACACAGTTCGTCACCAACTTCCGTAACGCGCAGCACTTCTGCTTCGATAACCATACCCCGCTCCCATGCTGTGTATAAAACATCAAGTCCGCCGGCCTCAGCAGCGGACTTGAAACCTTCCGGGCGTATAAACATTTTGGATACCTGCATTAAAATGATACCTCCATTCATTTATTTGAATAACTAACGGGATACTCTAAATGTCACCTTTTAAAAAGCTTAAAAGACAAACCCTTTCTCCCAATGTTATCAGGAAGAATTCCGGCAAGAAGTTTTTGCAAGATCTCGTCGGCCTCAGCCGGCCTCAACGGATCAGGGATATACGGAAGTAGGCAAGCAGTCTCAATACCCGCCTCTTTAATCAGTCTTTTAAAATTCTTCTCCGAAGGTGCGGC
Proteins encoded in this window:
- a CDS encoding 30S ribosomal protein S1 yields the protein MQVSKMFIRPEGFKSAAEAGGLDVLYTAWERGMVIEAEVLRVTEVGDELCWELELDGARGLVPFIESGLDFPRQMDQFTGTQVFVKVKGIDRESGLAALSRKDALAEMRKAVMERLVPGQVVDAVVRGVGKNKVYLDVGGGVIGEMPRRVATLSQIPRSLRIVFSLGQQLRVKVMEIDSEQDKIFVSRTDLLPDPWDSIDFKRRDRISGTVVRVHEDKAFVEFKEGIVALANFSLLDNISPGDRVRGVVTKFDRENKLLRLKLTDRLA